TGCCACAATGAGTATTTAAAATACCAAGTGTTTGTGTGGACATAATAAATATGCTTGGATATCAATTGGGCCCTTTCAGTCCGTGTAGACTACAGTTACTAACTAAACAATTGACATGGGTCATTCTTAGCAACTAAGAactcaaaataaatatttaagtCTTAAAACAGTGTCTGAAAAGACATCCAAAATGTGGTGAAATGGGACACCAGTGAAACTTTGATCAAATCTGATATAGTACTCTACAAAATCAGCTAATCTAATTCCTCTCCACATTATGAAGACAGGTTTTATCTAGGGCTGACCACATACAGTGAAACTGAATACCTACACATTGATTTCATCCCCTTTTTCCTTtgtctccaacccccttcgatgtgtggAACAGATGTGGGTGGAGCTCGGTCTACATAGGGTGCAAATTTCAAAACAATTCACAAAAGCTTTGACGAAGGCCTCACaagtaagcttattaaagatcggtgatactatcaagagcagtgtgcggtttcatttttccttcatcttgttcaattgttgccatgcacctgcaaataagattgctcagatgtacGAGTGCCCTTTGAATTTTGTATCCCTGGCAAAGTGACAATGCTCCTTAAGGATAAATATAGCATCTGCAGCCATGCAGGGATTGACATTAAGGGTTGCCCTATTGCCTGGGTCAAGTAAAGTGAGCAGTTGCACAAGTTTGGCCTGCTCTGAGTTTGCCCCAATGGGCatgtaatgaaaaataaatacatatagaaATCAAACTGAAAAGAATTCCAGTAGCCCAAAGCTGATCTTTCTGGTTCATTCCCAAAAGACAAACAATTTATGGCAGTCGGGCAAGTTGAGCCTGCTATTAatgtttttactgataacaaccaAAATACAAAGAATTCCAGTACTGATCTAATTCCTTCCCTATGTGTAGGTGACAGGCAGGCCATTTATGGCAGTTTGTGTATAAATAACTAATTTACATTTTCAGGGAAGTGATCATAATCTTTTGGCAACCAAAAAAAGCCTTCTGACTTGCCCGATGGGCAAGTGCCTTTCAGACTTTAACGTCAATCTCTGACATGCATTGCCAACCGCAAGGTTGTGGGTCTGAATATAAGGAGATGGGATAGGTGGTGGTGTACAGCAGCTCTTCAAGTCTTGTCTTATGTCTTTCAGTCATTAGAtgttttcatcagctgtcagagagAAGCAGTCCAGACTTTATTTTTGATTTCTCCCAACGGAATGTAAGGCAAGACGCTGGACCAGGGAGGTTCTAGTGAAGCTACTGTTAGCATAACTCCTAGCTCTACATCCTGACCCGTCTGACAGAGTCTCTGTGACACCATCCCTCTTAGTCCACCTTAGGCTTGCGGTTCTTCCTGGTGACCACTCCAATGAAGGTacctgaggagaggagaatgtcTGTGGTTACTCTTAAAACGAGAAGAATAAGGTCACTGTTCTCATCAAGACCAGACGGAACTACAGTGgtggccaaatatattggcactcTTGCACTTTTCTTAATTAATTCCcaatttcttctaaaataagttgaaattaaaaaataaagtttGGTCTCCACACCTTTGTTCTATtgtcaacattgcagaaccaacGTTTCTTTGGGAGGGGAATGTTAAttaagaaaatgtaaacaaatggcATATACCccgcgctgacaaggtaaaaatctgtcgttctgcccctgaacaaggcagttaacccactgttcactgggtgccgaagacgtggatgttgattaaggcagcccccccgcatctctctgattcagaggggttgggttaaatgtagaagacacatttcagttgaaggcattcagttgtacaactgactaggtatctccctttcccttatatatatatatataaaaaaaaaaaggttttggaTGGGATTCAGATCTGGAGCAGTTGCTGcccactccagaacagtccagtgtttattcttgaaccattcctgggggctttaaaaaatatatatatgtatgagtgtttgggttgttgtcctgctggaagacccacaaccttcAACAGAGACCCAGATTTTAGACACTGGGTTGAACAATGCactccaaaacaccttgataatcTGCTGTTTTCATTATGTCTTGCACACGTTCAAGGCCCCTAGTACGAGAGGCATCAAAGCAAAGCATTCAAAGCATTAGCGAACCTCCCCCATGTTTGATTGTAGGGAGGGTGTTCTTTTCTTTGAATGCTTAATTTGGTCATTGGTAAACATAGGAAGACTCCAATgctgaaagagacaagaaagaccCATTGAACTTTGTAAAATCCCATCTAAACATGCCTAAATCCTGGGGAAATGTTCTGTAGACCAATGAAACAAAATTTGGCAATACATCAGCACTATGTTTACCAATGACCAAATAAAGCATTCAAAAATGTTCTGGAGTGCCCAGCGAGGAATCCAGATCTGGATCCCATCAAAAACCTTTGGGGaaatctgaaaacagcagttggcaGAAGGCAACATTCAAAACATTGAAGAATTGGAGTCATTTGCAGCTAAAAAGGTGGCCAAATTCCCAGTAGAAAGGTATAGCAAGCTCATAGATGGCTAAAAtactttgttttgttgttatCTTCGCAAAAGGATGTTTAACCAAATATTAGCTCCTGGGTACCAAACACTGTAAACTTAAGTTTCTCCCACAAAAAATGGTTCTGCCATGGACAATCCAATAACAACGTGtggagacaaaaaaaaatattcccaaGTTCAAGTTTATTTTAGAAGAAATGGGGAATTATAAGAAAAGTGCAAGGCTACCAATATATTTGGCTACCATTGTAGGTGCCACATATTCACCAATTTGGGTGTATTGCATATGGATCTGTTCATGCCCAGTTAGGCTGTTCTGTGATTTGTACACCATCAGATGGTCATCTCAGCTGCACCTAGCTCAGGGAGGTCCTTGTGAACAAGCAGAATGCCGTATATCCTATGTATATCCAGTCATTTTAGATGGACAGGCTGAGGGTAGGGAACAGGGAAGGGAGCAAAACACTAGATTAGAACCCATCTTATGTAGCATTCAAGACCTCACCTACACAGAGCAGCAGTATCAATGCTGCAATCCCAGGTAGAATGACAGAGTACTCCCGTGGAAGGAAATACTGGTGGACCACATGATCGCTGTCCACGAAGGGCTGGAAAAGGTACAATATCCCACGAGTTAGTTGACACAAACAATACATCATCTTCTATTGGATTCCTGGCAGCGAGTTTAACTTGCAAATTACAATGCAAAGTCAACAATCTCgaatgtgtggacctccaacgaTCTttatggtaccatttgaaagttgaaatTTCATTCccatttcagtacatttatcaaccaaaacatgacacccaccctgttttcaagagcatgttgtgtctcaacctaTGGCCGGCGCAACACAAAAATGTTAGATGTAAAATAGGCAAATTAGTTTATGCGTTTTTAGATAATTTACGTTAAAACATGTTCTTTtaaattaaaatttaaaaaatctttatattttccagtgatgaagacatgtaTGTCTCATGTTATGGTGGTGTATGCAAAATGGGTAAACTTTCAGCATCTTTATTTCTTGAA
This portion of the Salvelinus sp. IW2-2015 linkage group LG4q.1:29, ASM291031v2, whole genome shotgun sequence genome encodes:
- the LOC111961888 gene encoding dolichol phosphate-mannose biosynthesis regulatory protein isoform X2, with product MATGTDRAVGMGLVGFSLLLFTYYTIWVIILPFVDSDHVVHQYFLPREYSVILPGIAALILLLCVPSLEWSPGRTASLRWTKRDGVTETLSDGSGCRARSYANSSFTRTSLVQRLALHSVGRNQK
- the LOC111961888 gene encoding uncharacterized protein isoform X3, which translates into the protein MGLVGFSLLLFTYYTIWVIILPFVDSDHVVHQYFLPREYSVILPGIAALILLLCVPSLEWSPGRTASLRWTKRDGVTETLSDGSGCRARSYANSSFTRTSLVQRLALHSVGRNQK
- the LOC111961888 gene encoding uncharacterized protein isoform X1 is translated as MIGTISLFDCTLLWATGTDRAVGMGLVGFSLLLFTYYTIWVIILPFVDSDHVVHQYFLPREYSVILPGIAALILLLCVPSLEWSPGRTASLRWTKRDGVTETLSDGSGCRARSYANSSFTRTSLVQRLALHSVGRNQK
- the LOC111961888 gene encoding dolichol phosphate-mannose biosynthesis regulatory protein isoform X4; amino-acid sequence: MIGTISLFDCTLLWATGTDRAVGMGLVGFSLLLFTYYTIWVIILPFVDSDHVVHQYFLPREYSVILPGIAALILLLCVGTFIGVVTRKNRKPKVD
- the LOC111961888 gene encoding dolichol phosphate-mannose biosynthesis regulatory protein isoform X5, whose amino-acid sequence is MATGTDRAVGMGLVGFSLLLFTYYTIWVIILPFVDSDHVVHQYFLPREYSVILPGIAALILLLCVGTFIGVVTRKNRKPKVD